The Gouania willdenowi chromosome 3, fGouWil2.1, whole genome shotgun sequence genome includes a region encoding these proteins:
- the map1aa gene encoding microtubule-associated protein 1A, with protein sequence MEMPIAAGAGEEEEERSPHHGPPGTHRILILIGEVTCRIHLDAVREQITHALLSWNVDLSVFDLNKELQLFETRHTAQFSSQVKGQRILQYQSDVLQTVVLVNPSEETAVLQTRSLITDAAANKLLILSGQSSESGGDVLLQDGEFTWKHFSDIISNPQVIDILSRTFSEQPLRLTLSCQGDGGWASFGQSQEQKLLQTLLEYSLNPEVHHSNMDGVTNFTDYVSETVDVPSPFDLLEPPTSGGFLKLSKPCCYIFPGGRGDSALFAVNGFNILVDGGSDRKSCFWKLVRHLDRIDSVLLTHIGADNLPGINGLFQRKIAEQEEEESQKSGSNSNGDGVKNLISPELGIVFFNVPEKLRFPESTLKVKRSIEEASLTLQYLDKLGITPEPLHRAVSNTIEPITLFHKLGVGKLDMYVLNPVKESKEMQFLMQKWAGNSKAKTGITMPNGKEGEISVPYLTSVTALIVWIPHRSTEKIVRVLFPGNAPQNKIFEGLEKLKHLDFLRYPVATQKDILCGAPPPIIKQTKIKSRTDSKESLKSSPKPHSKANKKESSGQEEESKGEATKENKAEKKEEKKVKSESLKATKQQKNSEVAPAAVKKEKKKILKEKVAKPEKVMKMDEKKDKEKKEVKKEKVKKDENIRKEEKKESKSKVKEDKKKDLNKPELRKITKPDLKPFTPEVRKTLHKAKSQAKPKTDKNKARKEEANEKKPVKMSVPEEVAAAALADRSIVSSPEDLTEDFEALKHEEITKPTTEPIPKDTMLGHSKFTSTIVSSSVFPDEKTSMVAETNAASPKFGVELDEHKEAAKEASQKKDTNQGFDERLEEENLERYDKYLSKDQSKRSESSEEEGDVIEKAEFEGTEDDEVLKCKTEEVKKDKTGKEWETRPAEQKFSPTSAPPVHIAAASASEQFSLIQDETIPGYSETEQTLSDEEIHEETEDRFSQLRYDLGSDDFSVPDVPGTFASMHGIKEMNNSTAEVKTKGVVVGSQPELAPYQAILAAPLAEEEHISSATSITEYDKLSSFATSVAEDQSITSVTAQTEEAGRNSLMLDTNNVPPRAEIGPGKDYLHSAGTISPTSSLEDDKCFKSPSSDEYQPNIPEMESDTKLRAAHEEDDDEDEEEEDQTPNVDIPLGKIQEGYEHAAFRMLQEKEKSPTAVLPPASFLSSEAVKEPQTLLQEVKPQTSEDRRPISPPLAFSPGFSHSRQESEERCISPDDSTMKLASPTQSVPTSSGYSPTEEKHFKIDDKDEAWTGVKADTQNNEKSVTISDATSFIPGDKTSEASECEESDEDDVVEEEFYVKKELQPTVKAKLMEAKEGCFLDDDLEGDFEGKSVKIKTEVKTTEKTQVEEKSKPRVMFSDDEEEEEEEDRFPVKDATKPILSNQDKADFENERSVKTEIKEITFTEEKPKMMFSHDDDDDEEEDERDEFPVKDGTKPIPANQDKADFESDMSTKEPEKSVQFSLYGFPEKEGKERAVYKRQDTPYVHGKTFSYGDVCDSASSSMDCDMYHQDSGEKMEKDVGDRDMDSQQNEPLGLSTGSQKTSEREAFYTSDDKEHSPLSKTSDVKETETVERTQGQLYGSPASLSSEKEATKIQTDSTKPPEVPSVFNKPVGYSETGASLEIDMQKFTARDEEDYDMVDEDDVDDDDEEEEDEEDNDDDVDSDMEKGAKEKSEKEVKSPISEMFGSNRPEFMVSMAGYGYNSQGKTSPTKADDVDTSASSPFSGKPMNFGATGFSSYSSGLEYSYGSSEKESKKEDFALKSTEQFRAEKPKTPDTLSKQSLDSSFQYTTTAAPGYSSSSAYSYSSSTSGSLSTSRQFGDEVETPASAEPPFEYSSFKEEHSLVMDSPFSGSASTKDDYLEVSEKRITNATLADSGLARFSPPSPLDEGKSFSALSSSLTTKGMQEHPASSGSAADKGPQAECFYKPDWSEASKLDSAAGYRASPGPFSQFSDFSKDKEAASAALFGITSSPRPDTEGKHYFEETESSEEEDEEAYIREMIHRSPSSGLAANLQFSDKTASVELESTRGVPRDVLGSYGPSSLQSSMSEAGKGITEVSASASSALGKVESRDGAAGHVRISYDWEKPKPQMGILPGDSPPHYRHDDEFEEECEMEPEHPARPLSLSSADQPFHSPFYGAVGSRGGLEDDDDEDDDDDNDQDAPIGATSSFTSRTSPGYSSSEFRQRKEDLSPSFINPCMRQLSSDEEDEDQSEEGVEHDLSVKLRAHKQSPHQQSHSSSVHQSDMMLPGLGLATEDTPPTSMSESLSSHSDSEFPSVTAEGNMDSDEDAEFLPAARSGHQSASRRTHDPPPAPLMDPNPHPPHPDACMVDPDMLQNSSLKKETKTKSLKKSGKPKSGSPARRKRSPMPVKQTASPRSASLKKKDVDKTSRMSRLSDGQGSKDDDLSRSSYNPSKGLGNSLKSSSGSQKTSSAAAPGQPIYVDLAYIPNHCSAKNVDQDFFKRIRSAYYVVSGNDAASGEPSRGVLDALLDGKAQWGSNLQVTLIPTHDTEATRDWYQQTHERQQELNIMVLASSSTVVMQDESFPACKIEF encoded by the exons GTCAGCGGATCCTCCAGTATCAGAGTGATGTCCTACAGACGGTTGTGTTGGTGAACCCGTCAGAGGAAACAGCCGTTTTACAG ACTCGCTCTCTGATCACAGACGCTGCTGCCAACAAACTATTAATCCTGAGCGGCCAAAGCTCCGAGTCCGGAGGGGACGTCCTGCTGCAGGACGGAGAATTCACCTGGAAACACTTCTCAGATATAATCTCAAACCCTCAG GTGATTGACATCTTGTCCAGGACCTTTTCTGAGCAGCCATTGAGGCTTACTCTTTCCTGTCAGGGAGACGGAGGTTGGGCCTCTTTTGGCCAGAGCCAGGAGCAGAAGCTACTCCAAACCCTTCTGGAATACTCTCTAAATCCTGAAGTGCATCACTCCAACATGGACGGAGTGACCAATTTCACCGATTACGTCTCTGAGACGGTAGATGTGCCGTCTCCCTTTGATCTCCTAGAACCGCCGACCTCTGGGGGCTTTCTGAAACTGTCAAAGCCCTGCTGCTACATTTTTCCCGGAGGAAGGGGAGACTCAGCTCTGTTCGCAGTCAATGGATTCAACATCCTGGTGGATGGAGGGTCTGACCGCAAGTCCTGCTTCTGGAAGCTGGTTCGCCACCTTGACCGAATTGACTCTGTTCTGCTCACCCACATTGGAGCTGATAACCTCCCGGGTATCAATGGGCTGTTCCAGAGGAAGATTGCagaacaggaggaagaggagagccAGAAATCAGGTTCCAATAGCAATGGTGATGGGGTGAAAAATCTGATCTCTCCCGAGTTGGGGATTGTGTTCTTTAATGTCCCAGAGAAGCTTCGGTTCCCAGAGTCCACTCTGAAGGTAAAGCGAAGCATAGAGGAAGCATCTCTGACTTTGCAATACCTTGACAAGCTTGGTATCACGCCAGAACCACTTCACAGGGCTGTGAGCAACACGATTGAACCAATAACTTTATTCCACAAACTGGGCGTAGGAAAGCTAGACATGTATGTCTTAAACCCAGTTAAAGAAAGCAAAGAGATGCAGTTTCTAATGCAAAAATGGGCTGGAAATAGCAAAGCCAAGACAGGAATAACAATGCCAAATGGTAAAGAGGGGGAAATATCCGTTCCTTACCTGACTTCAGTTACCGCTCTCATTGTCTGGATCCCCCACCGGTCCACAGAGAAGATAGTCCGGGTGCTGTTTCCGGGAAATGCaccacaaaataaaatcttcGAAGGCCTTGAGAAATTGAAACACTTGGACTTTTTACGATACCCTGTGGCTACTCAAAAGGACATTTTATGTGGTGCACCACCTCCCATCATCaaacaaactaaaattaaatcaagAACAGACAGCAAGGAGAGTCTCAAGTCTTCCCCCAAACCACACTCTAAAGCAAACAAGAAAGAATCCAGCGGCCAAGAGGAAGAATCAAAGGGTGAAGCCACCAAAGAGAATAAAgcagaaaagaaagaagagaagaaagttAAGAGTGAAAGTCTGAAAGCCactaaacaacagaaaaacagcgAGGTGGCTCCTGCAGCggtcaaaaaagaaaagaagaagatacTCAAAGAAAAAGTGGCCAAGCCAGAGAAGGTGATGAAGATGGATGAAAAGAAAGACAAGGAGAAAAAGGAAGTGAAGAAAGAGAAGGTAAAAAAGGACGAGAATATAcgaaaagaggagaagaaagaaagCAAAAGCAAAGTcaaggaagacaagaagaaagaCCTAAACAAACCGGAGCTGAGAAAAATCACCAAACCAGACTTAAAGCCTTTCACCCCCGAGGTGAGGAAGACCCTCCACAAAGCCAAGTCTCAGGCTAAGCCTaagacagacaaaaacaaagcaagGAAAGAAGAAGCCAACGAGAAGAAGCCTGTCAAAATGAGTGTACCTGAAGAGGTCGCAGCAGCAGCTCTGGCTGACAGGTCCATTGTTTCCTCACCTGAGGACCTCACTGAGGACTTTGAGGCTTTGAAGCATGAAGAAATTACCAAACCAACGACAGAGCCCATTCCTAAGGACACAATGTTGGGGCATTCAAAGTTCACAAGCACCATTGTGTCATCTTCAGTGTTTCCTGATGAAAAGACCTCAATGGTCGCTGAGACCAACGCTGCTTCTCCCAAATTTGGTGTTGAACTGGATGAACACAAGGAAGCAGCAAAGGAAGCAAGCCAAAAGAAAGACACCAACCAAGGCTTTGATGAGAGGTTGGAAGAGGAGAATCTAGAAAGATATGATAAATACCTCTCAAAAGACCAATCAAAAAGGAGTGAAAGttcagaagaagaaggagatgTGATTGAAAAAGCAGAGTTTGAAGGGACAGAAGATGATGAGGTTCTGAAATGTAAAACAGAGGaggtaaaaaaagacaaaactggAAAAGAATGGGAAACAAGGCCAGCGGAGCAGAAATTCTCCCCCACCAGCGCTCCACCTGTGCACATTGCAGCAGCTTCTGCCTCTGAGCAATTTTCTCTCATTCAAGATGAGACAATTCCTGGTTACTCTGAGACTGAGCAGACACTTTCAGATGAGGAGATTCATGAGGAAACAGAGGACAGATTCTCCCAGCTGCGCTATGATCTGGGCTCCGATGACTTCTCAGTTCCAGACGTCCCAGGAACGTTCGCCTCAATGCATGGCATCAAAGAGATGAATAACTCTACAGCAGAAGTCAAAACAAAGGGTGTTGTTGTAGGAAGCCAACCCGAGCTTGCTCCTTACCAAGCCATCTTAGCAGCTCCTCTTGCCGAAGAGGAGCACATCTCCTCGGCCACATCCATAACAGAATATGACAAACTCTCATCCTTTGCAACATCTGTTGCTGAGGATCAGTCCATCACCTCCGTCACAGCACAAACTGAGGAAGCAGGGAGGAACTCTCTAATGTTGGACACTAACAATGTTCCACCTCGTGCCGAGATCGGCCCAGGGAAGGACTATCTTCACTCGGCAGGAACCATCTCCCCTACTTCCTCTCTGGAGGATGACAAGTGCTTTAAGTCTCCGTCTTCTGACGAATACCAGCCCAACATTCCTGAAATGGAAAGTGACACAAAACTCAGAGCAGCACATGAAGAAGATGACGATGAAGATGAGGAAGAAGAGGACCAGACACCAAACGTTGACATACCGTTGGGTAAAATCCAGGAGGGCTATGAACACGCAGCATTCAGGATGCTCCAAGAGAAGGAAAAATCTCCCACAGCTGTGCTTCCTCCTGCTTCCTTCTTGTCCTCTGAGGCTGTCAAAGAACCCCAGACTCTCCTCCAAGAAGTAAAGCCTCAGACAAGCGAAGACAGGAGGCCAATTTCACCCCCACTAGCCTTTTCCCCTGGATTTTCTCATTCCAGACAGGAGAGTGAAGAAAGATGCATAAGTCCTGACGACAGCACAATGAAACTAGCCTCACCCACACAGTCAGTGCCTACAAGCAGCGGTTACTCCCCAACTGAGGAGAAACACTTCAAGATCGACGATAAAGATGAAGCGTGGACTGGCGTCAAAGCTGACACCCAGAACAATGAGAAATCTGTCACAATCTCAGATGCTACTTCTTTCATTCCAGGGGACAAAACATCTGAGGCCTCTGAATGTGAAGAATCTGATGAGGATGATGTTGTGGAGGAAGAGTTCTATGTCAAAAAGGAGCTGCAACCTACAGTGAAGGCCAAGCTCATGGAGGCGAAGGAAGGATGTTTCCTTGATGACGACCTGGAGGGTGATTTTGAGGGAAAATCTGTAAAGATCAAAACAGAAGTCAAGACCACCGAAAAAACCCAAGTGGAGGAGAAATCAAAACCACGAGTGATGTTCTCTGATgatgaggaagaagaagaagaagaagataggTTCCCAGTTAAGGATGCGACCAAACCCATTTTGTCCAATCAAGACAAAGCTGACTTTGAAAATGAACGCAGTGTGAaaactgaaattaaagaaatcaCTTTCACcgaagaaaaaccaaaaatgatgttctctcatgatgatgatgatgacgaagaagaagacgaaAGAGATGAGTTTCCAGTCAAAGATGGGACCAAACCCATCCCAGCCAATCAAGACAAAGCTGATTTTGAAAGTGACATGAGCACCAAAGAGCCAGAGAAGAGCGTTCAATTCAGTCTGTACGGGTTCCCAGAGAAAGAGGGTAAAGAAAGGGCTGTCTACAAAAGACAAGATACGCCCTATGTGCATGGCAAAACCTTCTCATACGGTGACGTCTGTGACAGCGCTTCAAGCTCAATGGACTGTGATATGTACCATCAAGATTCTGGAGAAAAGATGGAGAAAGATGTTGGAGATAGAGACATGGATTCACAACAGAATGAGCCATTGGGGCTTTCTACAGGTTCCCAGAAAACCTCAGAAAGGGAAGCGTTTTATACTTCTGATGACAAGGAGCACTCTCCATTATCCAAGACAAGTGACGTAAAGGAAACGGAGACAGTGGAACGCACACAAGGTCAGCTCTACGGTTCGCCTGCTTCTTTATCTTCAGAAAAAGAAGCAACCAAAATCCAGACTGACAGCACCAAACCACCAGAGGTTCCTTCAGTCTTTAACAAACCTGTCGGCTACAGTGAGACTGGGGCCTCCTTGGAGATTGATATGCAGAAGTTTACTGCAAGGGATGAGGAGGATTACGACATGGTTGACGAGGacgatgttgatgatgatgatgaggaggaggaggatgaagaggacaatgatgatgatgttgactCTGATATGGAAAAGGGTGCCAAAGAGAAGTCTGAAAAGGAAGTAAAAAGTCCAATTAGTGAAATGTTTGGCTCCAACAGGCCCGAGTTTATGGTGTCAATGGCTGGTTACGGCTACAACAGTCAAGGTAAGACCTCACCTACAAAGGCCGACGATGTAGACACAAGTGCCTCCTCACCCTTTAGTGGAAAACCAATGAACTTTGGGGCCACAGGCTTCTCTTCTTACTCCTCTGGACTTGAATACTCCTATGGAAGTTCTgagaaagaaagtaaaaaagagGACTTTGCCCTAAAATCCACAGAGCAGTTCAGAGCTGAGAAACCAAAAACACCAGACACTCTCAGCAAACAGTCGCTGGACTCGAGCTTCCAGTACACGACCACTGCCGCTCCTGGTTACTCCTCATCCTCGGCCTACAGCTACTCCTCCTCAACGTCGGGCTCTCTCTCCACAAGTCGTCAGTTTGGAGATGAAGTGGAGACTCCTGCCTCTGCAGAGCCTCCCTTTGAGTACTCGTCTTTTAAAGAGGAGCACTCGCTCGTAATGGATTCGCCCTTTTCAGGCTCAGCTTCCACCAAGGACGACTACCTGGAGGTCTCAGAGAAGCGCATCACGAATGCTACACTTGCTGACTCTGGCTTAGCACGGTTTTCTCCTCCCAGCCCGTTGGACGAGGGTAAATCCTTCTCTGCGCTCTCATCTAGTCTTACTACCAAAGGCATGCAAGAGCATCCAGCTTCATCAGGTAGTGCTGCAGATAAAGGTCCTCAAGCTGAGTGTTTCTACAAGCCGGACTGGTCTGAAGCCAGCAAGCTGGACTCTGCTGCGGGATACAGAGCCTCGCCGGGACCTTTTTCTCAATTCTCAGACTTCTCCAAGGACAAAGAGGCAGCCAGTGCTGCTCTGTTTGGCATCACATCGTCACCTCGACCTGACACGGAAGGCAAGCATTACTTTGAAGAGACTGAGAGCAGCGAAGAAGAGGATGAGGAGGCTTACATCCGAGAGATGATTCATAGATCTCCATCAAGTGGCTTGGCTGCCAATCTTCAATTTTCAGACAAAACTGCTTCAGTTGAACTGGAAAGCACTCGTGGTGTTCCTCGGGATGTTCTCGGTTCCTACGGTCCTTCGTCTCTCCAGAGCAGCATGTCAGAGGCAGGAAAGGGCATAACTGAGGTCAGCGCTAGTGCTTCTTCAGCTCTCGGAAAGGTGGAATCTCGAGACGGAGCAGCAGGTCATGTAAGGATTTCTTATGATTGGGAGAAACCAAAGCCTCAGATGGGAATATTGCCCGGAGACTCGCCGCCTCATTACCGCCACGATGACGAGTTTGAGGAGGAGTGTGAAATGGAGCCGGAGCACCCGGCCCGGCCTCTGTCCCTCTCCTCAGCTGATCAGCCTTTCCACTCACCCTTCTACGGCGCTGTCGGCAGCCGAGGAGGACTGGAAGACGATGATGacgaggatgatgatgatgacaatgaTCAGGACGCGCCCATCGGTGCCACTTCCTCCTTTACCAGCCGCACCTCTCCTGGCTATTCATCATCTGAGTTTAGGCAACGCAAAGAGGACCTGTCACCCTCCTTCATTAACCCGTGTATGCGACAGCTTTCCAGCGACGAAGAGGATGAAGATCAGTCAGAGGAGGGTGTGGAACATGACCTGTCAGTCAAGCTCAGGGCTCACAAACAGTCGCCTCATCAGCAGTCCCACAGCAGCTCCGTGCACCAAAGCGACATGATGTTACCAGGGCTGGGCCTGGCCACAGAAGACACTCCACCGACGTCCATGAGCGAGTCTCTCAGCTCTCATTCTGATTCAGAGTTCCCTTCAGTCACCGCCGAAGGCAACATGGACTCTGATGAAGATGCAGAATTCCTGCCCGCAGCAAGAAGTGGCCACCAGTCCGCATCAAGGAGAACCCATGATCCTCCGCCGGCTCCTCTTATGGACCCCAACCCACATCCTCCACACCCTGATGCCTGCATGGTAGATCCGGACATGCTGCAAAACAGCTCCCTGAAGAAAGAGACGAAGACTAAAAGTTTGAAGAAGTCTGGAAAACCTAAATCCGGATCTCCAGCGAGACGTAAGAGATCTCCAATGCCTGTGAAACAGACGGCGTCGCCTCGTAGTGCCTCGCTAAAGAAGAAGGACGTAGATAAAACCTCAAGAATGTCTCGTCTGTCGGACGGACAAGGATCCAAAGACGACGACCTCTCCAGATCGAGCTACAACCCCAGCAAAGGGCTTGGCAATAGCCTCAAAAGCAGCTCAG GTTCACAGAAAACCAGCTCTGCAGCTGCCCCGGGTCAACCCATCTATGTGGACCTGGCCTACATTCCAAACCACTGCAGCGCTAAGAACGTGGACCAGGACTTTTTCAAACGTATCCGCTCCGCGTACTACGTGGTGAGCGGGAACGATGCAGCAAGTGGAGAGCCCAGTCGAGGGGTCCTTGATGCCCTGTTAGATGGAAAAGCTCAGTGGGGATCCAACCTCCAG GTGACTCTGATTCCGACCCACGACACGGAGGCGACCCGGGACTGGTACCAGCAGACCCACGAGAGGCAGCAGGAGCTAAACATTATGGTTCTGGCCTCCAGCAGCACCGTGGTCATGCAGGACGAGTCCTTCCCCGCCTGCAAGATCGAGTTCTAG